A window from Chrysemys picta bellii isolate R12L10 chromosome 2, ASM1138683v2, whole genome shotgun sequence encodes these proteins:
- the LRRC3B gene encoding leucine-rich repeat-containing protein 3B — protein sequence MHLVDLWLTRSLSMCLLLQSFVLMILCFHSASMCPKGCLCSHSGGLNVSCSNANLKEIPRDLPPETVLLYLDSNQITSIPNEIFKDLHQLRVLNLSKNGIEFIDEHAFKGVAETLQTLDLSDNRIQSVHKNAFNNLKARARIANNPWHCDCTLQQVLRSMASNHETANNVICKTSVLDEHAGRPFLNAANDADLCNLPKKTTDYAMLVTMFGWFTMVISYVVYYVRQNQEDARRHLEYLKSLPSRQKKPEEADDISTVV from the coding sequence ATGCATTTGGTAGACCTGTGGTTAACTCGTTCCCTCTCCATGTGTCTGCTCTTACAAAGTTTTGTCCTCATGATACTGTGCTTTCATTCTGCCAGTATGTGCCCAAAAGGCTGCCTTTGTTCTCATTCTGGAGGTTTAAATGTCAGTTGTAGCAATGCAAATCTCAAGGAAATACCCAGAGATCTTCCTCCTGAAACAGTCTTACTTTATTTGGACTCCAATCAGATAACATCCATCCCAAATGAAATTTTTAAGGACTTGCATCAACTGAGAGTCCTCAATTTATCAAAAAATGGTATTGAATTTATAGATGAACATGCCTTTAAAGGAGTGGCAGAAACCTTGCAGACTTTGGACTTGTCTGACAACCGGATTCAAAGTGTGCACAAAAATGCTTTCAATAACTTAAAAGCCAGAGCCAGAATTGCAAACAATCCTTGGCACTGTGACTGTACTCTGCAGCAGGTCCTGAGGAGCATGGCGTCCAACCATGAAACAGCCAACAACGTCATCTGCAAGACTTCTGTGTTAGATGAACATGCTGGGAGACCGTTCCTCAATGCTGCCAATGATGCAGATCTTTGTAACCTTCCTAAAAAGACTACTGATTATGCCATGCTAGTCACCATGTTTGGCTGGTTCACCATGGTGATATCCTATGTAGTTTATTATGTGCGGCAAAATCAAGAGGATGCAAGAAGGCACCTTGAGTACTTAAAATCACTGCCAAGCAGGCAAAAGAAACCAGAAGAAGCTGATGACATTAGCACTGTGGTATAG